One bacterium genomic window carries:
- a CDS encoding helix-turn-helix domain-containing protein, protein MDPTIKEKRTTIMTVKEVAKYLRLHETSIYRMCKNGTIPCYKVGNGWRFKKPEIEKWFYAQIGEEEEIT, encoded by the coding sequence ATGGACCCAACCATAAAGGAGAAGCGGACAACTATTATGACGGTTAAAGAAGTGGCTAAATACCTCAGATTACATGAAACCAGTATATACCGAATGTGTAAGAATGGAACTATACCATGTTATAAGGTAGGGAACGGCTGGCGATTCAAGAAACCTGAAATAGAGAAATGGTTTTACGCCCAGATAGGAGAAGAAGAGGAAATTACTTAA